A single window of Leptolyngbya ohadii IS1 DNA harbors:
- the fni gene encoding type 2 isopentenyl-diphosphate Delta-isomerase gives MTLFQSSSQSSLPNSSFPNGQASPAEADVTQARKADHLRVCLEDDVQFRQTTGLERYRFTHCCLPELDRREIDLSTTFLGKKLSAPLLISSMTGGTELAQRINYRLAEAAQEYGLAMGVGSQRVSIEKPEVRSSFAVRKVAPDILLFANLGAVQLNYGYGIEECQKAINWLEADALILHINPLQEAVQTKGDTNFSGLLHKITQLCAKLPVPVIAKEVGNGISAPMAKRLIEAGVGAIDVAGAGGTSWAMVESGRATDPLQRRLGETFANWGIPTADCITAVRSISPTIPLIASGGLRHGLDVAKTIALGADLGGLALPFLQAAADSETALQELVTALKAELTTVLFCTGSRTIEDLKTANVLERIS, from the coding sequence GTGACCTTATTTCAAAGCTCATCGCAAAGTTCCCTTCCCAACAGTTCTTTCCCCAACGGTCAAGCCTCTCCTGCTGAAGCCGATGTGACCCAGGCACGGAAAGCCGATCACCTGCGGGTCTGTCTGGAAGACGATGTACAGTTTCGCCAGACCACTGGACTGGAACGCTATCGCTTTACCCACTGCTGCCTGCCCGAACTCGATCGCCGGGAAATTGACCTCAGCACGACCTTTCTGGGCAAAAAGCTAAGCGCACCGCTGCTGATTTCCTCCATGACCGGGGGAACTGAACTGGCGCAGCGAATCAACTATCGCCTCGCAGAAGCCGCACAGGAGTACGGGCTGGCAATGGGTGTGGGGTCACAGCGGGTCTCGATCGAAAAACCAGAAGTGCGATCGAGCTTTGCCGTCAGAAAAGTCGCGCCGGACATTCTGCTATTCGCCAACCTGGGAGCAGTTCAGCTCAACTACGGCTACGGAATTGAAGAATGCCAGAAGGCGATCAACTGGTTGGAGGCAGACGCCCTAATTCTGCACATTAACCCGCTCCAAGAGGCAGTGCAAACCAAAGGAGACACCAACTTTTCTGGACTGCTGCACAAAATTACTCAGCTTTGTGCCAAACTCCCTGTCCCCGTGATTGCGAAGGAAGTGGGCAACGGCATTTCTGCTCCGATGGCAAAGCGACTGATCGAGGCAGGCGTAGGGGCGATCGATGTAGCAGGTGCAGGCGGAACCTCCTGGGCAATGGTTGAGAGTGGGCGGGCAACAGATCCGCTTCAGCGTCGTTTAGGTGAAACCTTCGCCAACTGGGGCATTCCTACCGCAGACTGTATTACTGCCGTGCGATCGATCTCTCCCACCATTCCCCTGATCGCCTCCGGCGGACTGCGCCACGGACTTGACGTAGCCAAAACGATCGCCCTGGGAGCTGATCTAGGCGGACTCGCCCTTCCTTTCCTCCAAGCCGCCGCCGACTCCGAAACCGCCCTTCAAGAACTCGTGACTGCCCTCAAAGCAGAGTTAACAACCGTTCTCTTCTGTACTGGCTCAAGGACGATCGAAGATCTGAAAACGGCAAATGTTCTGGAGCGCATCAGCTAG
- a CDS encoding chromosome segregation ATPase: MTRTYGMPEPPERSNRRPNRLPPKAIPPLKLPPLAQNSATPIDPSPSVPPAEAPPVQNTRSPHRSSQDSSQKSNQNLNQKPNQSSSQNSHPGKLPQASDPFSPQFHTVGGNDNRPENRDSASKAASSDPAAVSAGTPAPPSRTSWLKFPTRHLHWWAILLVFGLSGAGILAAIALLRLPELPNCPRMFLPTASASLRLYCAQVAAEKRTLDNLLEAIDLVNALPDDHPLRPEIDRSIESWASEILNLAEESFQTGKLNQAVNAARKIPANTSAHKLVEDRVKQWQTVWTEAEDLYQKAEAELKQLNVRQAFLLTSRLSDVDNRYWSSTKYQELSGLITSTRSELGQLNRAKGLIDRGGVDNLMAAMKIITEIQPASFAYKRAQQMLPDLGRDLLDLAEAALDRRDYSQAMNILSLIPESAGLQQETQDFNLLATAQSQAWSGTVDDLEAAIVAAQRIRPDRPLYSKAQRWVNRWQVEIKDVTILNRADQLAAGGTLNDLRVAIAEAQQIPSSNPRGDEARDKVNQWRTQIETTEDQPILDRADQLSVSGDIAALQTAISEASRIQSGRALYADAQDRIRSWRDRVERFQDQPLLDRARQLAAAGDLSSAIQVANQIGSGRSLYNAAQTEIGSWRSRTESLTDEALLDRARQLANEGRYSEAIEVANQIIADRSLYSEAQSDIQAWSQQSQGQSQMQEAYRAASAGSTPMLISAIRIANRIPGSSPAREEADRMIDQWSQEVLQRANSQAASDPASAIRIANSIPPNSSLYGIAQQQIQVWQNSPR; this comes from the coding sequence ATGACGAGAACTTACGGTATGCCAGAACCACCAGAGCGATCGAATCGCCGACCCAACCGCCTGCCGCCAAAAGCAATTCCGCCGCTGAAGCTGCCGCCCCTGGCACAAAATTCTGCAACCCCTATTGATCCATCTCCCTCTGTTCCACCTGCCGAGGCTCCTCCTGTTCAGAACACCCGATCGCCTCATCGGTCAAGTCAGGATTCAAGCCAAAAATCAAATCAAAACCTAAATCAAAAACCAAATCAAAGCTCAAGCCAAAATTCTCATCCAGGAAAACTGCCCCAGGCATCCGACCCTTTCTCCCCCCAATTCCACACAGTTGGCGGTAACGACAATCGACCGGAAAACCGCGATTCAGCAAGCAAAGCAGCCTCCTCAGACCCAGCCGCAGTTTCCGCTGGCACACCCGCCCCACCCAGCCGCACTTCTTGGCTGAAGTTTCCAACCCGCCATCTGCACTGGTGGGCAATCCTGCTGGTGTTTGGACTGAGCGGTGCGGGAATTCTGGCGGCGATCGCCCTGCTGCGACTACCCGAACTGCCCAACTGTCCAAGAATGTTTTTGCCGACGGCTTCGGCATCCCTACGGCTTTACTGCGCCCAGGTGGCAGCGGAAAAACGGACGCTTGATAACCTGCTGGAAGCGATCGATCTGGTGAATGCCCTGCCTGACGACCACCCCCTGCGTCCAGAAATCGATCGCAGCATTGAGAGCTGGGCAAGCGAAATCCTCAACCTGGCGGAGGAGTCATTTCAGACCGGCAAGCTAAATCAGGCGGTCAATGCCGCCCGCAAAATTCCGGCAAATACTTCGGCGCATAAACTGGTCGAGGATCGGGTGAAACAATGGCAGACTGTCTGGACAGAGGCGGAAGATCTGTATCAGAAAGCAGAAGCCGAACTAAAGCAGCTCAATGTGCGGCAGGCATTTCTGCTCACCAGTCGTCTATCCGATGTCGATAACCGCTACTGGTCTTCCACCAAGTACCAGGAACTCAGCGGGCTGATTACCTCGACCCGGAGCGAATTAGGGCAACTCAACCGCGCCAAAGGACTGATCGATCGGGGTGGGGTGGATAACCTGATGGCGGCGATGAAAATCATCACGGAAATCCAGCCTGCCAGCTTTGCCTACAAGAGGGCACAGCAAATGTTGCCTGACCTGGGACGAGATCTGCTCGATCTGGCAGAAGCCGCCCTCGATCGCCGCGATTACAGTCAGGCAATGAATATCCTTAGCCTGATTCCCGAATCCGCTGGGCTCCAGCAGGAAACCCAGGACTTTAACCTGCTGGCAACGGCACAGTCACAAGCCTGGAGCGGCACGGTGGATGACCTGGAAGCCGCGATCGTAGCAGCGCAGCGAATTCGTCCCGATCGCCCGCTCTATAGCAAGGCGCAGCGATGGGTTAACCGCTGGCAGGTCGAAATTAAGGACGTTACCATTCTGAACCGGGCAGACCAGTTAGCAGCAGGCGGAACGCTCAACGACCTGCGGGTTGCCATTGCCGAAGCGCAGCAGATTCCCAGCAGCAATCCACGTGGCGACGAAGCCAGGGACAAAGTGAACCAGTGGCGCACCCAGATCGAAACCACCGAGGATCAGCCCATCCTCGATCGCGCCGATCAGCTCTCCGTTAGCGGCGACATTGCTGCACTCCAGACCGCTATTAGCGAAGCCAGCCGCATTCAGTCCGGTCGGGCACTCTACGCGGATGCACAGGATCGGATTCGTTCTTGGCGCGATCGGGTGGAACGGTTCCAGGATCAGCCGCTTCTCGATCGGGCAAGACAACTGGCAGCCGCAGGGGATTTGAGCAGTGCCATCCAGGTCGCCAATCAGATCGGCAGTGGGCGATCGCTCTACAACGCCGCACAAACCGAAATTGGCAGTTGGCGCAGCCGCACGGAAAGCCTGACCGACGAAGCGCTGCTCGACCGGGCAAGGCAGCTGGCAAATGAGGGTAGATACAGCGAAGCCATTGAGGTCGCAAACCAGATTATCGCCGATCGATCGCTCTATAGTGAGGCACAATCTGATATTCAGGCGTGGAGCCAGCAGTCCCAGGGACAAAGCCAGATGCAGGAAGCCTATCGTGCCGCCAGTGCAGGCAGTACCCCTATGCTGATTTCTGCCATTCGGATTGCCAACCGCATTCCCGGCAGCAGCCCTGCCCGCGAGGAAGCCGATCGTATGATCGATCAGTGGAGTCAGGAAGTACTCCAGCGGGCTAATTCCCAAGCCGCCTCTGATCCCGCAAGTGCAATCCGCATTGCGAACAGTATTCCGCCCAACTCGTCGCTTTACGGAATTGCTCAGCAGCAGATTCAGGTATGGCAGAACAGCCCTCGCTGA
- a CDS encoding DUF721 domain-containing protein produces MSSYRFNSLNHVLGAIEHQERWQGRRQFQQLLACWTEVVGMAVAAQTRPTEIQRKVLHVATSSPAWAQNLAFERHRILEKLNDRFALGLKDIRFSAAQWQTTDRLFTTDSLSLWQSHPSRLSDATPFTSAAADDPQSAFRNWARQMRSRSQHLPLCPVCHCPTPEGELSRWSACALCAAKQFR; encoded by the coding sequence ATGTCAAGCTACCGCTTCAACTCACTGAATCATGTCCTGGGAGCGATCGAACACCAGGAACGCTGGCAGGGTCGCCGTCAGTTTCAACAGCTGCTTGCCTGTTGGACAGAAGTGGTGGGTATGGCAGTAGCAGCGCAAACTCGCCCGACTGAAATTCAGCGCAAAGTCCTACATGTCGCAACCTCCAGTCCTGCCTGGGCACAAAATCTCGCCTTTGAACGCCATCGAATTCTGGAAAAGCTGAACGATCGCTTTGCGCTGGGGCTAAAAGACATCCGTTTTTCGGCAGCACAGTGGCAAACCACCGATCGACTCTTCACCACCGATAGCCTGTCCCTCTGGCAGTCCCACCCCAGCCGTTTATCTGATGCAACGCCCTTTACCTCCGCTGCTGCCGACGACCCCCAAAGTGCCTTCCGGAACTGGGCAAGGCAGATGCGAAGCCGATCGCAGCATTTACCCCTCTGTCCAGTCTGCCACTGCCCGACGCCGGAAGGGGAACTGAGCCGCTGGTCTGCCTGTGCCCTCTGTGCCGCGAAACAGTTTCGGTAG
- a CDS encoding SPOR domain-containing protein, producing the protein MRQSSSQVISPVSAAAPILLHPVLQAALENLDVQLEEELTRYRRHQRLQPILQRQRLGIATAKPAQNQTVQLPQFPASATVASSDALPVQPPAQPPAQSSGAMIDSQSDRVTPNDAALTSQEWRSSSNAPLTVLPVASEGDSLQSIPSPDLEATVPDDYFASTEELLRSIAEETPEQRTEPQPGRLLDTLLTPLGIGSLILLLLSTATLGYLVMNPTSLGFLTAQKPNDNSSSVTPSPTVNSPTLQEDAPSPNLAAKEFVDLNLRTLSTLPKPSPANAPKPAPSPSPQAAKPPEPIVPPTTDPGNLPPVVVPPAPAIVPSAPASNPRPAASSPVRSAPAPASTPSESRPQPIPERSSESVPAPVSQPSSPASRAESRTPEVVANPSPTRSNYLVVTPYRSDSELDQVQQAVPDAYVRNFSDGAQVQMGAFSDQSKAQELVQELQQQGIEAEVRER; encoded by the coding sequence ATGCGTCAATCATCCTCCCAAGTGATTTCTCCAGTTTCCGCTGCTGCTCCTATCTTGCTCCATCCTGTCTTGCAGGCTGCTCTGGAAAACCTCGACGTCCAGCTTGAGGAGGAGTTAACCCGCTATCGGCGACACCAGCGACTTCAGCCAATCCTTCAGCGGCAAAGATTGGGCATTGCGACTGCCAAGCCAGCACAGAACCAGACCGTTCAGCTGCCGCAGTTCCCTGCATCGGCGACCGTTGCTTCCTCTGACGCACTCCCGGTTCAACCCCCAGCTCAACCCCCGGCTCAATCTTCTGGTGCAATGATTGATTCTCAGAGCGATCGCGTTACGCCTAATGATGCGGCTTTGACGTCCCAGGAGTGGCGATCGTCCTCTAATGCACCACTGACCGTTCTGCCAGTGGCATCAGAAGGGGATTCGCTTCAGTCAATTCCTTCGCCAGATCTAGAAGCGACCGTCCCCGACGATTATTTTGCATCTACGGAAGAACTGCTTCGCAGCATCGCTGAGGAAACGCCAGAACAACGGACTGAACCCCAGCCCGGTCGCCTGCTCGATACCCTGCTGACGCCGCTCGGCATTGGTTCGCTGATACTGCTCCTGCTCTCAACGGCAACGCTGGGCTATCTGGTCATGAACCCGACCAGCCTTGGATTTCTGACGGCTCAAAAGCCAAACGATAATTCGTCTTCGGTGACTCCCTCCCCCACGGTTAATTCGCCAACGCTCCAGGAAGATGCCCCTTCCCCCAATTTGGCAGCAAAGGAATTCGTCGATCTGAATCTGCGAACGCTCAGCACTTTGCCAAAGCCCAGCCCTGCGAACGCTCCCAAACCCGCCCCCAGCCCTTCTCCCCAGGCAGCCAAACCTCCAGAGCCGATCGTTCCACCCACCACTGACCCCGGTAATTTACCGCCCGTTGTGGTTCCGCCTGCACCCGCGATCGTTCCTTCTGCGCCTGCCTCTAATCCGCGTCCCGCAGCATCCAGCCCGGTGCGATCGGCTCCTGCCCCTGCCTCTACGCCGTCGGAAAGTCGCCCCCAGCCCATTCCTGAGCGATCGAGCGAATCGGTTCCTGCCCCTGTGAGCCAACCCAGTTCACCCGCTTCACGTGCAGAAAGTCGGACTCCCGAAGTTGTGGCGAATCCCTCCCCTACGCGATCGAATTACCTGGTCGTCACGCCCTACCGCAGCGATTCGGAACTAGACCAGGTACAGCAGGCGGTTCCCGATGCCTACGTGCGGAATTTCTCTGATGGCGCTCAGGTGCAGATGGGCGCATTTAGCGATCAGTCTAAGGCGCAGGAGCTGGTTCAAGAGCTTCAGCAGCAGGGGATTGAGGCAGAGGTGAGGGAGCGGTAG
- the uvrB gene encoding excinuclease ABC subunit UvrB: protein MSEFHIQAPFEPKGDQPKAIKKLTEAVNQGNRFQTLLGATGTGKTHTIARVVQNVGKPTLVLAHNKTLAAQLCNELREFFPDNAVEYFISYYDYYQPEAYIPVTDTYIAKTASINDEIDMLRHSATRSLFERKDVIVVASISCIYGLGIPNEYLNAAIPFRVGAEMDQRAILRDLASVQYERNDLEVGRGKFRVKGDVLEIGPAYEDRIIRVEFFGDEVDAIRYIDPITGETLQSMDAINVYPARHFVTPEDRLHTACDAIELELKEQLALLEGENKLLEAQRLEQRTRYDLELLREVGYCNGVENYSRHLAGRNAGDPPECLIDYFPKDWLLVIDESHVTIPQIRGMYNGDRSRKMTLIDHGFRLPSAADNRPLKSDEFWEKVNQCIFVSATPGEWELEQSGGKFEVEGEGKAESKRYISGTGLVVEQVIRPTGVLDPEIFVRPTDGQIDDLLGEIQERVLKNERTLITTLTKRMAEDLTEYLQERSIRVRYLHSEINSIERIEILQDLRAGDFDVLIGVNLLREGLDLPEVSLVAILDADKEGFLRAERSLIQTIGRAARHVQGKAILYADNLTDSMARAISETERRRAIQQKYNEEHGIVPTPIIKRQNNSILQFLEVSRRVNAQELEQIFEKSDDLSLEDIPNLIAKLETEMKAAAKNLEFEEAAKLRDRIKHLRDRLLGKRA, encoded by the coding sequence ATGTCAGAGTTTCATATTCAAGCCCCGTTTGAGCCAAAGGGTGATCAGCCTAAGGCAATCAAGAAGCTGACGGAAGCCGTGAATCAGGGTAACCGTTTTCAGACGCTCCTGGGTGCGACCGGAACCGGAAAGACCCATACGATCGCCCGCGTGGTTCAGAATGTGGGCAAACCGACGCTGGTGCTGGCGCATAACAAAACCCTGGCGGCGCAGTTGTGTAATGAGCTGCGAGAGTTTTTCCCCGACAATGCGGTGGAGTATTTCATCAGCTATTACGACTACTATCAGCCGGAGGCATACATTCCGGTGACGGACACCTATATTGCGAAGACTGCTTCAATCAACGATGAGATCGATATGCTGCGCCACTCGGCAACGCGATCGCTGTTTGAGCGCAAGGATGTGATCGTGGTGGCGTCAATTAGCTGCATCTACGGTCTGGGGATTCCCAACGAGTATCTGAATGCGGCAATTCCGTTCCGGGTAGGGGCGGAGATGGATCAGCGGGCGATTTTGCGGGACCTGGCATCGGTGCAGTACGAGCGAAACGACCTGGAGGTGGGGCGCGGCAAGTTTCGCGTTAAGGGAGATGTGCTGGAGATTGGTCCCGCTTACGAGGATCGGATTATTCGCGTGGAGTTTTTTGGCGACGAAGTGGACGCGATTCGCTACATCGACCCGATTACGGGCGAGACGCTGCAAAGCATGGATGCGATTAACGTCTATCCGGCACGCCACTTTGTGACCCCGGAGGATCGGCTTCATACTGCCTGTGATGCGATCGAGCTGGAGCTAAAGGAGCAGCTGGCGCTTCTAGAGGGCGAGAATAAGCTGCTGGAAGCGCAGCGGCTTGAACAGCGCACCCGATATGATTTAGAGCTACTGCGAGAAGTGGGCTACTGCAACGGCGTCGAGAACTACTCGCGGCACCTGGCAGGACGGAATGCGGGCGATCCGCCGGAATGCTTGATCGACTATTTTCCCAAAGATTGGCTATTGGTGATCGACGAGTCCCACGTCACGATTCCCCAGATTCGCGGCATGTATAACGGCGATCGATCGCGCAAGATGACGCTGATTGATCACGGATTCCGTTTGCCCAGTGCGGCAGATAACCGTCCGCTAAAGTCCGATGAGTTTTGGGAAAAGGTAAACCAGTGCATCTTTGTGTCCGCGACTCCGGGTGAATGGGAACTGGAGCAGTCCGGTGGCAAGTTCGAGGTGGAGGGTGAAGGCAAAGCTGAATCGAAGCGATACATCTCAGGTACGGGTCTGGTGGTGGAGCAGGTAATTCGTCCGACGGGCGTCCTCGACCCGGAAATCTTTGTGCGTCCTACGGATGGACAGATCGACGATCTGCTGGGTGAGATCCAGGAGCGGGTGCTGAAAAACGAGCGAACCCTGATCACGACGTTGACGAAGCGCATGGCGGAAGACCTGACCGAGTATCTGCAAGAGCGATCGATCCGCGTCCGCTATCTCCACTCTGAGATTAATTCGATCGAGCGGATTGAGATTCTGCAAGATCTGCGAGCCGGAGATTTTGATGTGCTGATCGGGGTGAACCTGCTGCGAGAAGGTCTGGACTTGCCGGAGGTGTCGCTGGTTGCCATTCTGGATGCGGACAAGGAAGGTTTTCTGCGGGCAGAAAGGTCACTGATTCAGACGATCGGACGGGCGGCGCGTCACGTGCAGGGCAAGGCAATCCTGTATGCCGATAACCTGACGGACAGCATGGCACGAGCCATCAGCGAAACCGAGCGTCGTCGCGCGATTCAGCAGAAGTACAACGAGGAACACGGCATCGTCCCCACGCCAATTATCAAGCGGCAAAATAACTCGATCCTGCAATTCCTCGAAGTGTCGCGACGGGTGAACGCCCAGGAGCTAGAGCAGATCTTCGAGAAGTCGGATGATCTGTCACTGGAGGACATTCCTAACCTGATCGCGAAGCTGGAAACTGAGATGAAAGCCGCCGCCAAGAATCTGGAGTTTGAGGAAGCTGCCAAGCTGCGCGATCGGATTAAGCACCTGCGCGATCGACTGTTGGGGAAACGGGCTTAG